In Hyphomicrobiaceae bacterium, the following are encoded in one genomic region:
- a CDS encoding MBL fold metallo-hydrolase, with translation MITKEFSRRDALTLAGVGLSAAFATRVLGPTPAQAKAPFTQTKPGGFYNFMHGDMQVSVVSDGFLPFGDGRKTMKEMSMEEMAKHLEANFLPVDNMVLQENITVVNNGSKIAVFDTGMGASKMFGDNTGRLPANLKAAGIDPANVDAVILSHCHPDHAGGLVDAAGNSVFPNAQIYVNEADYNFWTDEKHLSNDGLKAFVELARTNLLPHKDKITFIKGGEEIITGVTALPAPGHTIGHTAFMLNSANKPLAVTCDTGHHHVLFVETPKIEFVYDMDSKQAVQSRLKMWDMLATDRIPFIAFHFPWPGLGNLAKTGPDTYRFFQTPVNT, from the coding sequence ATGATCACGAAAGAATTTTCGCGCCGAGACGCTCTCACCCTCGCGGGTGTCGGGTTGTCGGCTGCGTTTGCCACACGCGTGCTCGGTCCGACGCCTGCGCAAGCGAAAGCGCCCTTCACACAAACCAAGCCGGGCGGATTCTACAACTTCATGCACGGCGATATGCAGGTCTCCGTGGTTTCGGACGGTTTCCTTCCCTTCGGCGATGGCCGCAAGACCATGAAGGAAATGTCGATGGAGGAGATGGCAAAGCATCTGGAAGCCAATTTCCTACCCGTCGACAACATGGTCCTTCAAGAGAACATCACTGTCGTCAACAACGGGTCCAAGATTGCCGTATTCGACACAGGCATGGGCGCTTCCAAGATGTTCGGCGACAATACCGGCCGCCTTCCTGCCAACTTGAAAGCGGCGGGCATCGATCCGGCAAACGTCGACGCTGTCATTCTGAGCCACTGCCATCCCGACCACGCAGGCGGTCTCGTCGATGCGGCGGGTAATTCGGTGTTCCCCAACGCGCAGATCTACGTCAACGAAGCCGACTACAACTTCTGGACGGATGAAAAGCATCTGTCCAACGACGGCCTGAAGGCCTTCGTCGAACTGGCGCGCACGAACCTGCTGCCGCACAAGGACAAGATTACCTTTATCAAGGGTGGCGAAGAGATCATCACCGGCGTCACCGCGTTGCCCGCACCTGGACACACCATTGGGCACACTGCGTTCATGCTGAATTCGGCTAACAAGCCGTTGGCTGTGACCTGCGATACCGGCCACCACCATGTGCTGTTCGTGGAAACGCCCAAGATCGAGTTCGTTTACGACATGGATAGCAAGCAGGCCGTTCAGAGCCGTCTGAAGATGTGGGATATGCTGGCGACGGACCGCATTCCGTTCATCGCCTTCCACTTCCCCTGGCCGGGACTCGGCAATCTCGCCAAGACCGGACCCGATACCTACCGCTTCTTCCAGACGCCGGTAAACACCTGA
- a CDS encoding class I SAM-dependent methyltransferase — protein MNIDQSTTLKIGSAREPNQSNSDGKACFDGIYTRDDPREYYRVLYGLDYIIPDLAKAIFRNTVRALEQARGRPVKVLDLGCSYGNNGILLRMPLDFHRLAQRYSDLSHFDLSPAKLMDLDRDYLKGWPTSDVRVIGLDSASEAIAYAKGIGAIDDGLAVNLETDDLTAEHKAMLKDVDLIVSTGCIGYVGPTTFAKLLDAIETPPWVASFVLRMYPFDSIDDVLRHRGLITEKLQGVTFVQRRFHSMDECRSVLSALAQAGVLTEDKEDEGLLHAEFLLSRGPGDIKGVPLEQIANVTTGADHTFGRRYRRDSDNVVRLTR, from the coding sequence ATGAATATAGATCAGTCTACGACTTTAAAAATTGGGTCGGCGCGAGAGCCTAATCAGAGTAATTCTGATGGGAAGGCGTGCTTTGACGGGATCTATACTCGGGATGATCCTAGGGAATACTACAGAGTACTTTATGGGCTCGATTACATCATTCCAGACTTAGCGAAGGCAATTTTTCGAAACACGGTACGTGCGCTCGAGCAGGCGCGGGGGCGGCCCGTCAAGGTGCTCGATCTAGGCTGCAGCTATGGCAACAACGGCATCTTGCTGCGCATGCCGCTCGATTTTCACCGGCTGGCGCAACGCTATTCGGATCTGAGTCATTTCGATCTATCGCCTGCCAAACTCATGGATCTTGACCGCGACTACCTTAAGGGCTGGCCAACAAGCGACGTGCGGGTAATCGGTCTCGATTCTGCCAGCGAGGCGATCGCGTACGCGAAGGGGATCGGGGCCATTGATGACGGTTTGGCCGTCAATCTGGAGACCGACGATCTCACTGCCGAGCACAAAGCAATGCTCAAGGATGTCGATCTGATCGTTTCTACCGGCTGCATCGGTTACGTTGGACCGACTACGTTTGCCAAGCTCTTGGATGCTATCGAAACGCCGCCGTGGGTGGCGTCGTTCGTGTTGCGCATGTATCCCTTCGATTCCATTGACGACGTTCTGCGCCACCGCGGGTTGATCACGGAGAAACTTCAGGGCGTCACGTTCGTACAGCGCCGGTTTCACTCCATGGACGAATGTCGTTCCGTGCTGAGCGCGCTGGCCCAGGCGGGGGTGCTAACCGAGGATAAGGAGGATGAGGGGCTCCTCCACGCTGAGTTCCTGCTTTCGCGTGGACCGGGCGATATCAAGGGCGTGCCGCTTGAACAGATCGCCAATGTCACCACCGGGGCCGATCATACTTTCGGGCGACGGTACCGGCGCGATTCCGACAATGTCGTGCGCCTCACACGCTGA
- the hisA gene encoding 1-(5-phosphoribosyl)-5-[(5-phosphoribosylamino)methylideneamino]imidazole-4-carboxamide isomerase: MILFPAIDLKDGKCVRLKLGEMDQATVFNDDPAAQAATFERQGFQYLHIVDLNGAFAGKPVNGAAVEAILKAISMPAQLGGGIRDLATIEAWLAKGIARVILGTVAVRDPALVKAACKAFPGRVAVGIDAKGGKVAVEGWAETSELTAIDLARQFEDAGVSAIIYTDIERDGVLKGLNLPATAELARATSIPVIASGGLASIADVKALLEPQYAMLEGAITGRALYDGRIDPAEALALLKG; this comes from the coding sequence GTGATCCTCTTTCCCGCGATCGACCTAAAGGACGGCAAGTGCGTTCGCCTCAAACTGGGCGAAATGGATCAGGCGACAGTCTTCAATGACGATCCCGCGGCGCAGGCGGCAACTTTTGAACGGCAGGGCTTCCAGTACCTTCATATCGTTGACTTGAATGGCGCCTTCGCGGGCAAGCCGGTAAATGGCGCTGCCGTCGAGGCAATCCTAAAGGCCATCAGTATGCCGGCCCAGCTGGGCGGCGGTATCCGCGATCTGGCCACCATCGAAGCCTGGCTGGCGAAGGGCATTGCGCGGGTGATCCTCGGCACCGTCGCTGTCCGCGACCCTGCCCTGGTGAAAGCGGCCTGCAAGGCATTTCCGGGGCGTGTTGCGGTCGGCATCGATGCCAAGGGTGGCAAGGTGGCGGTGGAAGGCTGGGCAGAGACGTCGGAGCTGACGGCCATCGATCTGGCCAGGCAATTCGAAGACGCGGGCGTATCGGCCATCATCTACACGGACATTGAGCGCGACGGCGTCTTGAAGGGCTTGAACCTGCCGGCAACCGCTGAGCTGGCCCGTGCGACCTCGATTCCCGTCATTGCGTCGGGCGGGCTCGCCTCCATTGCCGATGTGAAGGCGCTTCTGGAACCACAGTACGCCATGCTCGAAGGCGCCATCACCGGCCGCGCGCTCTATGATGGCCGTATCGATCCGGCTGAGGCACTGGCGCTTCTGAAGGGCTAA
- the hisH gene encoding imidazole glycerol phosphate synthase subunit HisH translates to MQRVVIIDYGSGNLHSAAKAFERAAREGEVASEIIVSTRAEDVATADRVVLPGVGAFADCKRGLDQVPGMRATLENVVRAKGRPFLGICVGMQLLSERGLEFEVCEGLGWIKGEVRPIEPADPALKIPHMGWNTLDVVTPHALLSGIPTGPAGLHAYFVHSFHLVAAERRVVVAETNYGGPVTAMVADRNIAGTQFHPEKSQTLGLKLLANFLSWKP, encoded by the coding sequence ATGCAGCGCGTCGTTATCATCGACTACGGGTCGGGCAATCTCCACTCGGCCGCAAAGGCTTTCGAGCGCGCCGCGCGCGAGGGAGAGGTTGCAAGCGAGATTATCGTCAGCACGCGCGCTGAGGACGTTGCAACAGCCGACCGCGTGGTATTGCCTGGCGTCGGCGCTTTTGCCGACTGCAAGCGCGGTCTCGACCAGGTGCCGGGAATGCGCGCGACGCTTGAGAATGTGGTGCGCGCGAAAGGCCGGCCGTTTCTTGGTATCTGCGTGGGAATGCAGCTCTTGAGCGAGCGCGGACTCGAATTCGAAGTTTGTGAGGGGTTGGGTTGGATCAAGGGCGAGGTGCGTCCAATCGAGCCCGCAGACCCCGCCCTCAAGATCCCGCACATGGGTTGGAACACGCTCGACGTGGTCACACCCCATGCGCTGCTTTCAGGAATTCCCACAGGCCCGGCGGGCCTGCACGCCTACTTCGTCCACTCGTTCCACTTGGTGGCCGCGGAGCGGCGCGTGGTTGTCGCTGAGACGAACTACGGTGGGCCCGTCACGGCGATGGTTGCGGACAGAAATATTGCCGGCACGCAGTTTCACCCCGAGAAAAGCCAGACGCTCGGGCTCAAGCTGCTCGCAAATTTCCTGAGTTGGAAGCCTTGA
- a CDS encoding DUF2628 domain-containing protein gives MVTYTVHEAPNPSADRVDRADELRFVKDGFSWLTAFIPPLGLAAKGLWLPLLAYIIAMTLLGLLLHAIGTAPQWISLAIMAISLYLGFEVSSLERFMLDRAGWRMLGSVTGRNIGECERRFFETWLPDQPVIRVTRNHPDASDGSLPFGAKA, from the coding sequence GTGGTAACGTATACGGTTCACGAAGCTCCCAATCCGTCCGCCGATCGCGTCGATCGAGCAGACGAGCTGCGGTTCGTAAAAGACGGGTTCTCCTGGCTGACGGCATTCATTCCTCCGCTCGGCCTTGCCGCCAAGGGGCTTTGGCTTCCGCTTCTTGCATACATCATCGCTATGACGCTGCTCGGTTTGCTGCTGCACGCGATCGGAACGGCGCCGCAATGGATCTCCCTCGCGATCATGGCGATAAGCCTGTATCTGGGGTTTGAGGTTTCCTCGCTGGAGCGTTTCATGCTCGACCGCGCCGGGTGGCGGATGCTCGGCTCCGTTACCGGCCGCAACATCGGGGAGTGCGAGCGCCGGTTCTTCGAGACTTGGTTGCCGGACCAGCCGGTCATCAGGGTTACCCGCAATCATCCCGATGCCTCGGACGGCTCACTGCCGTTCGGCGCCAAGGCCTGA
- the hisB gene encoding imidazoleglycerol-phosphate dehydratase HisB, which translates to MKRKATITRKTKETEISATVDLDGTGAYDIKTGIGFLDHMLEQLARHALIDITLVAKGDLHIDFHHTAEDTGIVLGQAVAKALGDKAGIVRYADVHLPMDETLTRVAVDVSGRPFLIWKAEFSRPKVGEMDTELFREWFQAFAQNAGITLHVENLYGENNHHIAETCYKGLARALKAAIALDPRQAGRIPSTKGTLQG; encoded by the coding sequence TTGAAGCGAAAAGCCACAATAACGCGCAAGACCAAGGAAACCGAGATCTCTGCTACGGTCGATCTCGATGGCACTGGTGCCTATGACATCAAAACGGGCATCGGCTTTCTGGATCACATGCTCGAGCAATTGGCGCGCCATGCTCTGATCGATATTACGCTGGTTGCCAAGGGGGATCTGCACATTGATTTCCACCACACGGCCGAGGATACCGGCATCGTGCTGGGCCAGGCCGTTGCCAAGGCGCTTGGCGACAAGGCTGGGATCGTACGTTACGCCGACGTCCATCTTCCGATGGACGAAACGCTGACGCGGGTGGCGGTTGACGTGTCCGGCCGGCCATTCCTGATCTGGAAAGCGGAGTTCTCACGGCCAAAGGTCGGGGAGATGGACACCGAGCTTTTCCGGGAGTGGTTCCAGGCTTTTGCACAGAATGCTGGGATAACTTTGCACGTCGAGAACCTTTACGGCGAGAACAACCATCATATTGCCGAAACTTGCTATAAAGGTCTGGCTCGGGCCTTGAAGGCTGCGATTGCGCTCGACCCGCGTCAGGCCGGTCGTATTCCCTCAACCAAGGGAACGCTGCAAGGGTAG
- the hslV gene encoding ATP-dependent protease subunit HslV yields MTTQPQNAADSSWHATTILTVRKNGKVVIAGDGQVSLGQTIIKGNARKVRRLGKGDVIGGFAGATADAFTLFERLEAKLEQYPGQLTRACVELAKDWRTDRYLRRLEAMMLVADKDASLVLTGNGDVLEPEAHVMGIGSGGNYALAAARALLDQPLDAEEIARKAMEIAAQICVYTNSNLVVETLPSSV; encoded by the coding sequence ATGACAACACAACCGCAAAATGCCGCTGATTCGTCCTGGCACGCCACGACCATCTTGACCGTACGCAAGAACGGCAAGGTGGTTATCGCTGGCGACGGCCAAGTCAGCCTCGGACAGACCATCATCAAAGGCAATGCCCGCAAGGTGCGCCGTCTAGGCAAAGGCGATGTTATCGGCGGGTTCGCCGGCGCCACCGCCGACGCCTTCACATTGTTTGAGCGGCTCGAAGCCAAGCTCGAACAATACCCTGGCCAGCTGACCCGCGCCTGCGTGGAACTCGCCAAGGACTGGCGCACCGACCGCTACCTGCGCCGCCTGGAAGCAATGATGCTGGTCGCCGACAAAGACGCCTCCCTCGTTTTGACCGGCAACGGCGATGTGCTTGAGCCCGAAGCCCACGTCATGGGCATCGGCTCGGGCGGCAACTATGCGCTTGCGGCCGCCCGCGCGCTTCTCGACCAGCCGCTCGACGCCGAGGAGATCGCACGCAAGGCAATGGAGATCGCCGCGCAGATCTGCGTCTATACGAATTCCAACCTCGTTGTCGAAACGCTTCCCTCAAGCGTTTAG
- the hslU gene encoding ATP-dependent protease ATPase subunit HslU, with product MTNFSPREIVSELDRYIVGQADAKRAVAIALRNRWRRQQLTGELREEVLPKNILMIGPTGVGKTEISRRLAKLAGAPFLKVEATKFTEVGYVGRDVESIVRDLVEVGIALVRDVKRKEVRAKAEKSAEERVLDALVGATSSPATRESFRKKLRANELNDKEIEIVVADTAPAFPMFEVPGANVSTINISDILGKALGQRQKSRRVTVKDSYEMLISEESDKLIDSDQINAEAVKAVENNGIVFLDEIDKICSRSDGTRASVDVSREGVQRDLLPLIEGTTVATKYGPVKTDHILFIASGAFHVSKPSDLLPELQGRLPIRVELQALTREDFRRILTEPHASLIKQYVALMETEGLTLSFTEDAIDSLADTAVAVNASVENIGARRLQTVLERVLDEVSFEASDRAGQVVSIDAAYVNERVGALAKNADLSRFIL from the coding sequence ATGACCAACTTCTCTCCCCGTGAAATCGTGTCCGAGCTTGATCGCTACATCGTCGGACAAGCCGATGCCAAGCGCGCGGTCGCCATTGCCTTGCGCAACCGCTGGCGGCGACAGCAGTTGACGGGTGAGCTGCGCGAAGAGGTGCTGCCCAAGAACATTCTGATGATCGGTCCGACGGGCGTCGGCAAAACGGAAATTTCGCGCCGCCTTGCAAAGCTGGCGGGTGCTCCGTTCCTCAAAGTCGAAGCGACGAAATTCACCGAGGTCGGTTACGTCGGCCGCGATGTGGAAAGCATTGTGCGCGATCTCGTCGAGGTCGGCATTGCGCTGGTGCGCGACGTCAAACGCAAAGAAGTACGCGCAAAAGCTGAGAAAAGCGCGGAGGAACGCGTCCTCGATGCGCTTGTCGGCGCAACGTCTTCGCCCGCCACGCGCGAGAGCTTTCGCAAGAAGCTGCGGGCGAATGAGCTCAACGACAAAGAGATAGAGATCGTCGTCGCTGACACCGCGCCCGCCTTCCCGATGTTCGAAGTGCCCGGCGCGAACGTGAGCACCATCAACATCTCCGACATTCTCGGCAAGGCCCTTGGCCAGCGACAGAAGTCGCGGCGCGTGACGGTGAAGGACAGCTACGAGATGCTGATCAGCGAAGAGAGCGACAAGCTCATCGACTCAGATCAGATCAACGCCGAGGCCGTCAAAGCCGTGGAGAACAACGGTATCGTCTTCCTCGACGAGATCGACAAAATCTGCTCGCGCTCCGATGGTACACGCGCAAGCGTCGATGTCTCTCGTGAAGGTGTGCAGCGTGATCTTCTCCCACTGATCGAAGGCACCACAGTTGCCACCAAGTACGGCCCGGTAAAGACCGACCACATTCTCTTCATCGCATCGGGCGCGTTCCACGTCTCCAAGCCGTCCGATCTGCTGCCGGAGCTGCAAGGCCGACTGCCGATCCGCGTCGAACTGCAGGCATTAACGCGCGAGGACTTCCGCCGCATCCTCACCGAGCCGCACGCCAGCCTCATCAAGCAGTACGTTGCATTGATGGAAACCGAAGGGCTGACCCTTTCATTCACCGAGGACGCCATTGATAGTCTGGCGGACACGGCAGTGGCTGTGAATGCGAGCGTTGAGAATATCGGTGCCCGCCGCTTGCAGACGGTGCTCGAGCGCGTCCTCGACGAGGTGTCGTTCGAAGCTTCCGACCGGGCCGGGCAAGTCGTCAGCATCGACGCTGCCTACGTGAACGAGCGCGTCGGCGCCCTCGCCAAGAACGCCGACCTGTCGCGGTTCATTCTCTGA
- the rlmN gene encoding 23S rRNA (adenine(2503)-C(2))-methyltransferase RlmN, which yields MTDVNQTAPPTGALSTENAKRSLAGLSREALKTALAEIGVPEKQLKMRVNQLWSWIYVRGLTSFEAMSDVSKELRQTLQNAYTLDRPEIVAEQVSIDGTRKWLMRLPKRGHEARAPEIETVYIPESDRGTLCISSQVGCTLNCSFCHTGTQRLVRNLEASEIVAQILLARDRIGDWPGATAPGDGRLLPSTERKISNVVLMGMGEPLYNFDNVKEAIEVAADGDGLSLSKRRITLSTSGIVPEIPRWGEEAGTMLAISLHATNDALRDELVPINKKYPIAELLEACRNYPGLSNARRITFEYVMLKGVNDSLAEARALVRLLSGIPAKINLIPFNPWPGTRYECSDWETIERFAEVVNRAGYASPVRTPRGRDILAACGQLKSETIKTRAKERAMQTSG from the coding sequence ATGACCGACGTTAACCAAACAGCCCCTCCAACAGGGGCCCTTTCTACAGAGAACGCAAAGCGTTCGCTTGCCGGTCTGAGCCGTGAGGCTTTAAAGACGGCGCTGGCCGAAATCGGCGTTCCCGAAAAGCAGCTCAAAATGCGCGTCAATCAGCTTTGGAGCTGGATCTACGTGCGCGGCCTTACCTCGTTTGAGGCCATGAGCGACGTCTCCAAAGAGCTGCGCCAAACGCTCCAAAACGCCTATACGCTGGACCGCCCCGAGATCGTGGCCGAGCAAGTGTCCATCGACGGCACCCGCAAGTGGCTGATGCGCCTGCCCAAACGCGGACATGAAGCGCGCGCGCCGGAAATCGAGACAGTCTACATCCCAGAAAGCGATCGCGGGACGCTGTGCATTTCAAGTCAGGTCGGCTGCACGCTCAATTGCTCGTTCTGCCATACCGGCACCCAGCGCCTGGTGCGCAATCTGGAAGCCTCCGAGATCGTCGCTCAAATCCTGCTTGCGCGTGACCGCATCGGCGACTGGCCGGGAGCAACTGCGCCAGGCGATGGCCGTCTGCTGCCTTCCACCGAACGCAAGATTTCCAACGTCGTGCTGATGGGCATGGGCGAGCCGCTCTACAATTTCGACAATGTCAAAGAAGCCATTGAGGTCGCTGCCGATGGCGATGGCTTGTCGCTCTCCAAGCGCCGCATCACCTTATCGACGTCGGGCATCGTCCCCGAGATACCCCGCTGGGGCGAAGAAGCGGGCACCATGCTCGCGATCTCCTTGCACGCGACCAACGACGCGCTGCGCGACGAGCTGGTCCCGATCAACAAGAAGTACCCGATAGCGGAATTGCTGGAGGCCTGCCGCAATTACCCAGGGCTATCCAACGCCCGCCGGATCACCTTCGAGTACGTGATGCTCAAGGGCGTGAACGATAGCCTGGCAGAAGCTCGCGCCCTGGTTCGTCTACTGTCCGGCATCCCTGCCAAGATCAATCTGATCCCGTTCAACCCCTGGCCGGGCACGCGCTATGAATGCTCAGATTGGGAGACAATCGAGCGTTTTGCGGAGGTCGTGAACAGGGCAGGCTACGCCAGCCCTGTGCGCACGCCGCGCGGCCGGGACATTTTGGCGGCCTGCGGTCAACTCAAGTCCGAAACCATCAAGACCCGCGCTAAGGAGCGTGCGATGCAGACTTCGGGCTGA
- a CDS encoding argininosuccinate synthase, whose amino-acid sequence MTNKGKIKKVVLAYSGGLDTSIILKWLQEEYGAEVVTFTADLGQGEELEPARQKALMLGIKEQNIFIEDLREEFVRDYVFPMFRANAVYEGVYLLGTSIARPLIAKKQIEIARQVGADAVCHGATGKGNDQVRFELGYYALEPGIKIIAPWREWTFKGREELLKFARDHQIPVAKDKEGESPFSVDANLLHSSSEGKVLENPAIKAPEMVYQRTISPMDAPDKATPITIGFEKGDAVSINGKKMSPATLLKALNDLGRDNGIGRVDLVENRFVGMKSRGVYETPGGTILLGAHRAIESITLDRGAAHLKDELMPRYAELVYNGLWFAPEREMLQAAIDKSQEHVEGEVSLELYKGNTIVTGRSSPKSLYSPTLVTFEDDKGAYDQKDAQGFIKLNALRLRTLEMRNRQS is encoded by the coding sequence ATGACAAATAAGGGAAAAATCAAGAAGGTCGTGCTCGCCTACTCCGGCGGACTAGATACCTCGATCATTCTCAAGTGGCTTCAGGAGGAATATGGCGCGGAGGTTGTGACCTTCACCGCCGATCTTGGCCAAGGCGAAGAACTGGAGCCAGCGCGCCAAAAGGCGCTGATGCTCGGCATCAAAGAGCAGAACATCTTCATCGAGGATCTGCGCGAAGAGTTCGTGCGCGACTACGTCTTTCCGATGTTTCGCGCCAATGCCGTCTACGAGGGCGTCTACCTGCTCGGCACGTCGATCGCGCGGCCGCTGATCGCCAAGAAGCAGATCGAAATCGCGCGCCAAGTTGGTGCGGACGCGGTCTGTCATGGCGCCACCGGCAAGGGCAACGATCAGGTTCGCTTTGAGCTGGGCTATTACGCGCTGGAACCCGGGATCAAGATCATCGCTCCGTGGCGCGAATGGACCTTCAAAGGCCGCGAGGAACTCCTGAAGTTTGCGCGAGACCATCAGATTCCAGTCGCGAAGGACAAAGAAGGCGAAAGCCCATTCTCGGTCGATGCCAACCTGTTGCACTCTTCATCCGAAGGCAAAGTGCTGGAAAATCCGGCGATCAAGGCGCCCGAGATGGTCTATCAACGCACCATCTCGCCGATGGACGCGCCTGATAAGGCAACACCCATCACGATTGGCTTCGAAAAGGGTGACGCCGTCTCGATCAACGGCAAGAAAATGTCGCCTGCGACGCTGTTAAAGGCGTTGAATGACTTGGGCCGCGACAACGGCATCGGCCGTGTCGATCTGGTCGAAAACCGCTTCGTCGGCATGAAGTCGCGCGGCGTGTACGAGACGCCAGGCGGCACCATCCTTCTGGGCGCGCACCGCGCAATCGAAAGCATCACGCTCGATCGCGGCGCCGCGCATCTCAAGGACGAGCTGATGCCGCGTTACGCCGAGCTGGTCTATAATGGACTGTGGTTTGCGCCTGAACGCGAGATGCTGCAGGCAGCCATCGATAAGAGCCAGGAGCACGTCGAAGGTGAGGTTTCACTTGAACTGTACAAGGGCAACACGATCGTCACCGGACGCTCATCGCCCAAGTCGCTGTACTCACCGACGCTGGTGACCTTCGAGGACGATAAGGGCGCGTACGATCAAAAAGACGCGCAAGGCTTCATCAAGCTCAACGCACTGAGGCTGCGAACATTGGAAATGCGCAATCGCCAGAGCTAA
- a CDS encoding SET domain-containing protein-lysine N-methyltransferase, which translates to MLLVKTLVHTSPIAGLGLFASEPIRAGQVWWRYDARIDRIFSQIEFEQLPDQTKDWLTTYAYLHDGTWILCGDHAMFVNHSEHPNSVTIGDESIALRDIAVGEEIVENYREFCDDWPMMPFALGALEAGDENRERPLV; encoded by the coding sequence ATGCTTCTGGTGAAGACGCTTGTGCACACGAGCCCAATCGCGGGTCTCGGACTTTTCGCTTCTGAGCCAATACGAGCCGGACAAGTCTGGTGGCGATATGATGCTCGGATCGATCGAATCTTCTCGCAGATCGAATTCGAGCAGCTGCCTGATCAAACGAAGGATTGGCTGACCACTTATGCCTATCTCCACGACGGGACTTGGATCCTGTGTGGTGATCACGCGATGTTCGTCAATCACAGCGAACATCCAAACAGCGTGACCATCGGCGACGAGAGCATCGCATTGCGCGACATCGCCGTTGGGGAAGAGATCGTCGAAAACTATCGAGAGTTCTGCGATGACTGGCCGATGATGCCATTCGCGCTCGGAGCTTTGGAAGCTGGCGACGAAAACAGAGAGCGCCCCCTGGTCTGA